A window of Kribbella amoyensis contains these coding sequences:
- a CDS encoding DUF4349 domain-containing protein, producing MTRMRSIGATAAVLLATAALVAGCSSVSGGDSAAPASQQGESSTADQAAPESGKTNGKTDKGRPEQPTVTRAIIKTGTLTVETDKVDEQRQAAITIAASLRGQVASEDTGGSGGTGDDGRITRASLVLKVPTAAYETAIQRLSGLGKRTSIHQESSDVTEQVVDVESRISTQRASLERIRALLAKATTIGDVVSVETELTRREADLESLLAKQKSLSLQTELATLTLVLAEPGKAPELPADDKGFVAGLKGGWNAFAATFSALATALGALLPFLILFALIGIPLWRFRHRLRRTPAAISATAGPVPGGAAGPGTGGLPRHPDQPRPR from the coding sequence ATGACCAGGATGCGTTCTATCGGCGCGACGGCGGCCGTACTGCTGGCCACGGCCGCGCTTGTGGCGGGTTGCAGTTCGGTGTCGGGCGGAGACAGCGCCGCGCCCGCTTCGCAGCAGGGTGAGTCGAGTACGGCGGACCAGGCGGCGCCCGAGAGCGGGAAGACGAACGGGAAGACCGACAAGGGCCGGCCCGAGCAGCCGACCGTGACCCGGGCGATCATCAAGACCGGGACGCTGACGGTCGAGACCGACAAGGTGGACGAGCAGCGGCAGGCGGCGATCACGATCGCGGCGAGCCTGCGCGGCCAGGTCGCGTCCGAGGACACCGGTGGTTCGGGCGGCACCGGTGACGACGGCCGGATCACCCGGGCGAGCCTCGTCCTCAAGGTGCCGACCGCGGCGTACGAGACGGCGATCCAGCGGCTGTCCGGGCTCGGCAAGCGGACCTCGATCCACCAGGAGTCGAGCGACGTCACCGAGCAGGTCGTCGACGTGGAGAGCCGGATCAGTACCCAGCGCGCCAGCCTGGAACGGATCCGCGCGTTGCTCGCGAAGGCGACCACGATCGGCGACGTCGTCTCGGTGGAGACCGAGCTGACCCGGCGCGAGGCGGACCTGGAATCGTTGCTCGCCAAGCAGAAGTCGCTGTCACTGCAGACCGAGCTCGCCACCCTCACCCTGGTCCTCGCCGAACCGGGCAAGGCACCCGAGCTGCCCGCGGACGACAAGGGGTTCGTTGCCGGACTCAAAGGTGGCTGGAACGCGTTCGCGGCCACGTTCTCCGCGCTCGCGACGGCGCTCGGCGCGTTGCTGCCGTTCCTGATCCTGTTCGCGCTGATCGGCATCCCGCTCTGGCGCTTCCGGCACCGCCTCCGCCGGACGCCGGCCGCGATCTCCGCCACCGCGGGCCCGGTTCCCGGCGGTGCCGCGGGCCCCGGGACCGGCGGCCTGCCGCGCCACCCGGACCAGCCCAGGCCCCGCTGA
- a CDS encoding DEAD/DEAH box helicase, with translation MTLPVALMGTDLIGQARTGTGKTLGFGIPLLQRTISPGEADYEELAAPGKPQALVVTPTRELTIQVAKDLTTASTVRTVRVLTIYGGVAYEPQLDALKTGVDVVVGTPGRLLDLANRGVLDLSHIKVLVLDEADEMLDLGFLPDVERILRKTPELRQTMLFSATMPSAVIGLARTHMRHPLNIRAESHQDTQMVPTTAQFVYRAHDLDKPEVVARILQAEDRGRVMIFCRTKREASRLTDDLQDRGFKAAAIHGDLNQQARERALTRFRGDKIDVLVCTDVAARGIDVEGVTHVINNTCPEDEKTYIHRIGRTGRAGASGIAVTFVDWPDVIRWKTINKALDLPYDEPQEIYSTSPELYHDLGIPTEAKGRIKPVKPVREEKPERTPRRSEDESGERGPRKRRNRNRRRTRGGQAIDETQQKSESDVTAKTEVPPTAESSTEAAEARTERKPRQRTRRRRGADRAESQESLSPQPTDDAGTAVADPADGGAAVVDGRAAVVDGGDAEVAEVAEVAEKKPARRTRTRKTAASTEAPAEAVEAAPVAEVTEAVADAEQKPARRTRTRKAAAKAEAPVAAEASTEVATDATAEKPAKRTRTRKTAEPTTEVPAEAVAEAPVEEKPAKRTRTRKTAEPTEAVAEATAEVEKPAKRATRKKAVAASAEAPAEEKPAKRTRTRKSTEAPAEAPSAEVEAPAAPAKRTRARKSAEAPAAPEAGAAPTMPTFTAPQ, from the coding sequence GCCCGCACCGGCACCGGCAAGACCCTGGGGTTCGGTATCCCGCTGCTGCAGCGCACCATCTCCCCCGGCGAAGCCGACTACGAGGAACTGGCCGCGCCCGGCAAGCCGCAGGCCCTGGTCGTCACCCCGACCCGTGAGCTGACCATCCAGGTCGCCAAGGACCTCACCACCGCGTCGACCGTCCGCACGGTCCGCGTCCTCACCATCTACGGCGGCGTCGCGTACGAGCCGCAGCTGGACGCGCTGAAGACCGGCGTCGACGTCGTCGTCGGTACGCCCGGCCGGCTGCTCGACCTGGCCAACCGCGGCGTCCTCGACCTGTCCCACATCAAGGTGCTCGTCCTGGACGAGGCCGACGAGATGCTCGACCTCGGCTTCCTGCCCGACGTCGAGCGGATCCTGCGCAAGACGCCCGAGCTGCGCCAGACGATGTTGTTCTCGGCAACGATGCCGTCGGCCGTGATCGGGCTGGCCCGCACGCACATGCGGCATCCGCTGAACATCCGGGCCGAGTCGCACCAGGACACCCAGATGGTGCCGACCACGGCGCAGTTCGTGTACCGGGCGCACGACCTGGACAAGCCCGAGGTGGTGGCGCGGATCCTGCAGGCCGAGGACCGCGGCCGGGTGATGATCTTCTGCCGCACCAAGCGGGAGGCGTCCCGGCTCACCGACGACCTGCAGGACCGCGGGTTCAAGGCCGCCGCGATCCACGGTGACCTGAACCAGCAGGCCCGCGAGCGGGCGCTGACCCGGTTCCGCGGCGACAAGATCGACGTGCTGGTCTGTACCGACGTCGCCGCCCGCGGGATCGACGTCGAGGGCGTCACGCACGTCATCAACAACACCTGCCCCGAGGACGAGAAGACCTACATCCACCGGATCGGCCGGACCGGCCGCGCCGGTGCGAGCGGGATCGCGGTGACGTTCGTCGACTGGCCGGACGTGATCCGCTGGAAGACGATCAACAAGGCGCTCGACCTGCCGTACGACGAGCCGCAGGAGATCTACTCCACCTCGCCGGAGCTGTACCACGACCTCGGCATCCCGACCGAGGCGAAGGGCCGGATCAAGCCGGTCAAGCCGGTCCGCGAGGAGAAGCCCGAACGGACGCCCCGGCGGTCCGAGGACGAGAGCGGCGAGCGCGGTCCCCGCAAGCGCCGCAACCGGAACCGCCGGCGCACCCGCGGCGGTCAGGCGATCGACGAGACGCAGCAGAAGTCCGAGTCCGACGTCACCGCGAAGACCGAGGTCCCGCCGACGGCGGAGTCCTCGACCGAAGCGGCCGAGGCCCGGACCGAGCGCAAGCCGCGGCAGCGCACCCGCCGTCGTCGCGGCGCCGACCGGGCCGAGAGCCAGGAGTCGCTCAGCCCGCAGCCGACGGACGACGCCGGTACTGCTGTCGCTGATCCTGCTGACGGTGGCGCGGCTGTTGTCGATGGTCGAGCTGCTGTCGTCGACGGTGGTGACGCGGAGGTCGCCGAGGTCGCGGAGGTCGCGGAGAAGAAGCCGGCTCGCCGGACTCGGACCCGCAAGACCGCGGCGTCGACCGAGGCACCCGCCGAAGCGGTCGAGGCTGCGCCGGTCGCTGAGGTGACCGAGGCTGTGGCGGACGCCGAGCAGAAGCCCGCTCGCCGGACCCGTACGCGCAAGGCGGCGGCGAAGGCGGAGGCCCCGGTGGCGGCCGAAGCATCGACCGAGGTTGCGACCGACGCGACGGCTGAGAAGCCGGCCAAGCGGACCCGCACCCGGAAGACTGCCGAGCCGACCACAGAGGTACCTGCTGAGGCGGTTGCCGAAGCGCCGGTCGAGGAGAAGCCGGCCAAGCGGACTCGCACGCGGAAGACTGCTGAGCCGACCGAGGCGGTCGCGGAGGCGACGGCCGAGGTGGAGAAGCCGGCCAAGCGCGCGACGCGGAAGAAGGCGGTCGCGGCGAGTGCGGAGGCTCCGGCCGAGGAGAAGCCGGCGAAGCGGACGCGGACCCGCAAGTCCACGGAAGCACCGGCCGAAGCACCCTCGGCCGAGGTGGAAGCACCGGCGGCGCCGGCCAAGCGCACCCGTGCCCGCAAGTCCGCCGAAGCACCAGCGGCACCCGAGGCCGGCGCGGCTCCGACCATGCCGACCTTCACCGCCCCGCAGTAA